TTGGCCAGATCCGCCGCCCATGCGGCGCATCGCTACCTTGATCAAGTCTGCGCCGCCGCGGCCGTCATCCGGTGCCGAAGCCCAGCCAAAGTGGAACTTGACGGCCCCTTGGCCAGAAATGCGCGACACCAACCATTGGTCGACCCTCCGTTGGACGCGATCCTTGACGGCTTCGATATTGCCGCCCGTCCCGGGCAGGATGAGCCCAAAACCCGTGGATCCGTTCCGGCACACCAGGTCCAGTGCCCGCAGGCTCTGCTTGAGGAAGGCGGCGGAATCGATCAAGAAATCGCGCGCCGTGTCTTCGCCATAAAAGCCGCGGAGTTCCCGTAGCCCGTCGATTTCGACCAAAATTACGCTGACAGTGGTTTCCAAACTCACCGCCCGGTGGGCTTCTTCGCTCAACCGCGCCCGGAAATAGTCTTCGTCGTAAATCCCCAACTCGGGATCCAACACCGTCCGCTCTTCGGGCGAAGAGCTGCGCAGGTTCCGTTCTTCCGCGTCATCTTTGTTAAGGATCTTGCGGAGCTTGGTGAGGGATTGGCGCAGGATGTGGGAGACGTAGTTGCAGCTGATGCCGAGCCGGTTGGCGATCTCGGTTTGGTTGAGCGCATCGAAGTGGAACAGGCACAAAACCTCGCGTTCAAGGTCGCGGAGCTGTTCCATTGCCGATTCCAGCAGCACGCGGTCTTCCACGCTCACTTGCTCGATGCTGCTCAGGGCCGCGTCGAGCTTTTCAAGGTCGCTGTCCCCTTCGCCGTCGTCGCCCGCCGTCACGTCGAGCGAGGCCAGCTTCACGGTCTCCAGGCTGGCAATGACTTCTTGAACCGCCGATTCGCTAGAGCCGATCCGCTCGGCGATTTCCCGCTCGGTCGGTTGGCGTTGCAGCTCGGCTTGGAGCGCTTGGCTGGCCTTGTTGACCTTGTGGCGGAGTTCTTGCAACCAAGCCGGGTGCCGGATCGTTTGGGCCCGGTCGCGCAAATAGTGTTTGATCTCGCCAGCGATGAGGTGCGTGGCGTACGTGTTGAATTGCACGCCGACCCCCGCGTCGAATTTGCTCAGGGCGTTCAGCAGGCCGATGTAGCCCACTTGGACAAGGTCGTCCAGCGGCTCGCTGCCCGCATAACGCCGGGCGATGCGCTCCACCATCCCCGAATAGTGCACGATGATGAGGTCTTTTGTGTCGGGCCGCGGGTCTTCCAAGTACCGTTGGACCAACGCCTCCGCATCGTTAGGTTTTTTTGCCGATGACTCTGACATGTTCACTCCATTGAATTGCTTTGGGAGAAGAATCCTTTCGTCCCCCGGCCCTTTGCGCATCCTGCGCGCCAGGCGGATATTCGGTTTTTGTCGTGGGGCCGTCGTTGCAGCCCCGGTCCGTCTGAACCCGTTACTTGACGCTGTTGACCAGCTTGAAAATCGGCGTCATGACTGAGATGGCGATGAAACCAACGACCACCCCGAGGAAGATGATGAGCAGTGGCTCGATCATCGAAGTCAAGCCTTTGACCGTTTGTTCAACCTCGCTGTCATAGAAGTCGCCCACCTTGACGAGCATCTCGCTCAGCCGGCCCGATTCTTCACCGATGTCGATCATCTGGGTGACCATTGCGGGGAAAAGACCGGAATTGGCCAGCGGCATGCTCAGTTTGTTCCCTTCCCGGATGGCAAGGCGCGTTTGATCCACTGCATTGGTCAACACCTGGTTGCCCAGCGTTTCAGCGACGATCTCAAGGCTCCGCATCATTGGGACACCTGAATTGATCAAGGTTCCCAATGTCCGGCAGAACCGGGCGACGCTCATCTTGAGCGCCAGCTCGCCCATCACCGGGACCTTGAGCTTGATGAAGTCGGTTTGGTATTTGCCCTTGGGGGTCTTTGAATAGGATTTGAGGCCAAAGAACGCGGCCCCCATCGCGATCAGGATCATCCACCAGGATTTCTGCATGAAATCACCCATCGCAAACAAAGCGGCGGTGATGGCGGGTAGCTCGACATCCATCCCATCGAAAATCTCTTTGAACTTGGGAAGGACAAAACTGAACAGCACAAACAGCATGATTTGGCTGAAGCACAAAACCAAGACCGGGTACATCATCGCGGACTTGATCTTGCCCTTGACCTCGGATTCGTACTCCAAGAACCCGCTGAGGCGGTCGAGGATCGTATCCAAGATCCCGCCGATTTCGGCGGCGCGGATCATGTTTACATAAAGCTTCGAGAAAATCGTCGGGTGCTTGGCCAGCGCCTCGTTCAGCGTGATCCCGCTTTTGACATCGCTCGCCACCATGTCCAAAACTGGCTTCAACACCGGGTCTTTGCATTGGGTGCTGAGGATTTCCAAGCAGCGGAGGATCGGGATCCCGGCGTCGATCATGGTCGCGAACTGGCGTGAAAACACCACGATCGACTTCATCTTGACCTTGCCCTTGCCGATCGTCGCGACTTTCTTCTTCTTGATCTCTTTGATGTCCAGAATCTGCAACTGCTGTTCGCGCAAGCGGTTCAATATCAGGGCCTCATGGTCAGCCTCCATAACGGCTTTGACCTGTTTCCCTGTCGGATCGACTGCTGTGTATGCGAAGTACGGCATCTGGCCAGAATCTCCTCGGAG
Above is a genomic segment from Armatimonadota bacterium containing:
- a CDS encoding sigma-70 family RNA polymerase sigma factor, whose translation is MSESSAKKPNDAEALVQRYLEDPRPDTKDLIIVHYSGMVERIARRYAGSEPLDDLVQVGYIGLLNALSKFDAGVGVQFNTYATHLIAGEIKHYLRDRAQTIRHPAWLQELRHKVNKASQALQAELQRQPTEREIAERIGSSESAVQEVIASLETVKLASLDVTAGDDGEGDSDLEKLDAALSSIEQVSVEDRVLLESAMEQLRDLEREVLCLFHFDALNQTEIANRLGISCNYVSHILRQSLTKLRKILNKDDAEERNLRSSSPEERTVLDPELGIYDEDYFRARLSEEAHRAVSLETTVSVILVEIDGLRELRGFYGEDTARDFLIDSAAFLKQSLRALDLVCRNGSTGFGLILPGTGGNIEAVKDRVQRRVDQWLVSRISGQGAVKFHFGWASAPDDGRGGADLIKVAMRRMGGGSGQIAA
- a CDS encoding type II secretion system F family protein, whose protein sequence is MPYFAYTAVDPTGKQVKAVMEADHEALILNRLREQQLQILDIKEIKKKKVATIGKGKVKMKSIVVFSRQFATMIDAGIPILRCLEILSTQCKDPVLKPVLDMVASDVKSGITLNEALAKHPTIFSKLYVNMIRAAEIGGILDTILDRLSGFLEYESEVKGKIKSAMMYPVLVLCFSQIMLFVLFSFVLPKFKEIFDGMDVELPAITAALFAMGDFMQKSWWMILIAMGAAFFGLKSYSKTPKGKYQTDFIKLKVPVMGELALKMSVARFCRTLGTLINSGVPMMRSLEIVAETLGNQVLTNAVDQTRLAIREGNKLSMPLANSGLFPAMVTQMIDIGEESGRLSEMLVKVGDFYDSEVEQTVKGLTSMIEPLLIIFLGVVVGFIAISVMTPIFKLVNSVK